The DNA region TTGTAATGATTCAGCTCTGCCCggatctccttgatctgcGCAGGGTTTCTTGCCAGTTGCGAGTAGGTGTGCTTGAGGCCTCTATTAAACCGCACGTAATGATCGGCAGAAAACGTCTCATTAAGGTAGATCTTGTCGGAAAAAGACACGCGCTGCGGACTCGCCGACCGTGAGCTCAATGCAGACCTCGCCACGGCACAGGACTTGCCTGGCTCCTTGGCGCTGTTTGTGGTGACCACCTCGAACTCGCCGTTGCCGAAAGTGCGCGGCTTTGCGCTGTCGCAATGCTTTTTCGCGTCGATCGTTGCCTGCGAGTCGAGCGTGTTCTTCCTGCTCAACGacttctgtttctccagcgACTTCATCCTCAGCGACTCGCgcttgatgagcttgtCCTGGCTCAGATCGTCGAAAAACGACGTTTCTCCAATCCCGatgatcgacgagatgtaGTCGAGCTCCGAGTCCAGGTCGCCGCCGTCTAGGGGCCGGTCGTCGCCCGCTATAAAGCTGCTACTGTCGTCGCTCAACCCTGTCGATAGCGACAGACACTCAAACGAGATATCGCTGCTCAGGTTATTTTTAGACGCGTGCGGCTCGACCCTTTTGCTGAGCTTCTTATCCTTGCGGAGCAGCTTGCTGAGCATTCCTTTCAGTCCTTTCTTGTCATCCgtctcctcctcctcgctgcACGCGATGGACGACGCCGGCGTGCTGTGGTccaccgacgacgacggcgaggCTGAAGACGCACTCGACCCTGTGGGCTGATTGAATATTTGAGGTATTTGCCGCGTCTCAGGGGCCGGATGATACTCCTGGACAGGGGCCGGAGGAGCTAGAGACGGCGGCTGCCGCTGGGTGACAGGCATGCTGGCCATGTTTGGCAGGGAACTGTGTTTGGCTGACTTGGGCCGTGGTTGCATCCGTGGCCTGAAAACCTCGCCATTCGGAAAGTAGTACATTGAGCGGCCAGCAGAGGGCGGAGGATAAGACACGCGCGTGGAGAGCTGGGGCTGCGGTCTGGGGTCCGGCCGGCGAATTCTCTGGGCCCGTGGCTTGCGAACGAAACGGTCCTCGATCACCAGTAACGAGTCGGTGCTCAGCTCGCGTGGCGTGGTCATGGACTGCACGCTGCGCATAGAGCTCATCGAAGAGACCGACTCTCGCCGCCGTAGACCAACGCCTTGCTCCATAGGACGGCTCTGCATGGTGCTGAGTGGATTGTAGTAATTTCAGCAGAGTTCTGACTCCTCTCAAATTTCAGCAGACAATTTtagaaatatttttcgcAGCCATTGAAACCGCAAAGCCACACGCTGCGCTTTGTTATTGTTGAAAGATTTCTAGAGCCATCACGAATCAAATCTGCCAAAACAATTTGGCAAGCCATACGGCGAAAACCGACACTAACGCCAGCGTGCCGGTCTCCACTATACGGCTCTCCCGCACGTCGCCAACGGGCAGCAAAGCCTCCAGGTAATTTGGGCCCTGGCTGCCAATGTGGAACATCTGCCAGTGTGTGCGTTCCAATATTCGATTTTCGTGCATGAAGCTGCCTCGGATTAAGGAGTCTGTCTCGGGATCGGTCTCACAATCCCAATAGAGATCTCCCGTACCTAACCCGGTCGGTTTCACACCGCGCAATGGCTCGCCGTATCTCAGATGTAGCGGGATCTCAAACTCCCGCACGTCGGGACCTAACTCCACACGCAGCGAACACCCTTCCGAAACTTTGTAGCTTGGCAATTCCAGGTCGCTGCGGCCGAAAACCGACACGTTCCTGAAAATGTCATCAAACCACGCCAATTGGTACCTGTCGACGATATACGTGGACGGAATGTCCAGATCGAAAATCAGTCGACACGTCGATTTTGGAGCCTCATTCTTGCCTGAAACACTCACCTTGTACTTTGGATGCAGCCCTGTCGGCTCTACAAAGGTGTGTTCAGCAGAAACGCCAGGTAGCTGGGTGTGGAACGAGTTCACATACAGCGATGTCGGCACAAACTTGGAGTTGCCGCGAACACGCGCTCCGCTGATGCTCAGGTCGTAGTCGCCCGGCAGAGAGTCGAGGTAGAACACGCCGATCTCCCGCTTGTCTCTGGCAAACTCCAGTCGGTGGTCAACCAAGGGCCAGTAAAATAGAAATCGAAGCTTGTCTCCGTCAAGAATAAGCTCCACAGATGTTGCCTGTTGCAGTTCCGCCGAAGTAAATGGAAAAGCTCCCCCAACTAGTGTATTCCATATTCTCAAGGCAGATACCTCCAGATCTGGCTCTTCAAACAGATACGCCCGGTACCACTCCTCAAAGAAATATGGCGTAGCGTTCTGGTCCACACGGATCAGCTGTAGAACCATCTCAACAGCCAATTGCGACATCTTCTCGTACTGGGCCATGTTACGGGCAGTTTGCGGAGCAACGTCGATACGCACCCCTGCCGGTTGGCTCTCGTGGTCGCTAAATATCGTGAACTGCGGCTTTTCGTTGCGTTTTCTGCCCAGCTGGacattgagcagctgcaacTTGCCCAGAATGTCGCGGTACTCTGGTTTCAGCATGGAGACGTCTATCTCGATGCGGTCTTCCCTGGCGAGCGGCGACGCTTTCGACGCTGGAACAACGATTTTGTCTTTGCCCCCCAGTGCGTCAAAAACTGCTTTTTCGTTGCCGTACACGAACAGCGTGGTGCGGTGATTCATTACActgtttatttattttattttattttattgcatttatttattgctGATCcctatttttcaatattaGTTCCACACTATTTCTTacccttcttcttccgcttcttctcaatTCTCTTCAATGCACGCATCTCGTTCTTCATCACACCGTCAACCATCTTATACTTGCCCTTGACGCCCTTCGGACGGCCAGACAGGCCCTTGTGGCTGCCTCTGGCAACCACCACCGTGACCTTCGgcttggtcttcttcttcttgcccaGCTTCGACGCAAGAGCCTGGatctccttggccttgtcgagctcgctcTTTGAATCGTCCTCGGCAATCAGAtcgctcttcttcttgatcttctccagtcGCTTGATGGCCCTCAGCTTCTTTCTGCCAACAGCCTCCATCACCTTCTTGATCGGCCTGGCATTCAGCTGCTtcatcttctccttcaggGCCAATGCGGCCTCCTTCGTGATTGGTCTGTTGATCTTGCTGTGTTTCTCTTCATCTTCCAGGAACCAGTCGGGCAGTCCTTCCTTTTCGCGGAACGAGTACTTGTTGAACCCgtcgtcgatcaggtcTTTTTTCGACTTCTGGCCCAaagcaagctgctgcgcaagcGTCATAGCTTCCACAGTGGCCAGGTCGACCTCCTGTTTGTGGGGCAAACTGTCGCCAGACCCAGAAACCAGCTCAAAGTCAGGCTCGGTCTCACTCTCAGACTCAGACTCAGA from Ogataea parapolymorpha DL-1 chromosome V, whole genome shotgun sequence includes:
- a CDS encoding Protein PBN1 translates to MNHRTTLFVYGNEKAVFDALGGKDKIVVPASKASPLAREDRIEIDVSMLKPEYRDILGKLQLLNVQLGRKRNEKPQFTIFSDHESQPAGVRIDVAPQTARNMAQYEKMSQLAVEMVLQLIRVDQNATPYFFEEWYRAYLFEEPDLEVSALRIWNTLVGGAFPFTSAELQQATSVELILDGDKLRFLFYWPLVDHRLEFARDKREIGVFYLDSLPGDYDLSISGARVRGNSKFVPTSLYVNSFHTQLPGVSAEHTFVEPTGLHPKYKVSVSGKNEAPKSTCRLIFDLDIPSTYIVDRYQLAWFDDIFRNVSVFGRSDLELPSYKVSEGCSLRVELGPDVREFEIPLHLRYGEPLRGVKPTGLGTGDLYWDCETDPETDSLIRGSFMHENRILERTHWQMFHIGSQGPNYLEALLPVGDVRESRIVETGTLALVSVFAVWLAKLFWQI